In one Corallococcus sp. EGB genomic region, the following are encoded:
- a CDS encoding GDP-mannose 4,6-dehydratase, with amino-acid sequence MRVLVTGADGFVGRHACAALRAAGDEVVEVHGPRGEGISSTALHFDIADEAKVKAAVSEVKPEAVLHLAGFSSVAKSHQNPARVFAVNTMGVVHLLTALRESAPKARVLLVGSGEVYGPVAEGTRAAESHPHVPLSPYAASKSAGELAGEQFFRSYGMEVVLARPFNHLGAGQDPTFVVPSFAAQIRAIALGTVDPVLRTGNLDAIRDFSHVKDVVDAYRLLLLKGEAGQAYNVGSGEGRTIRGLLEEMLQLSGVQAGIELDPARLRPSDIPSLVADTTKLRALGWAPKLTVADALRDVLGPRVGSQH; translated from the coding sequence ATGCGCGTCCTCGTCACGGGAGCGGATGGATTCGTTGGCCGGCATGCGTGCGCTGCCCTGAGGGCGGCCGGCGACGAGGTGGTGGAGGTGCATGGGCCCCGCGGCGAGGGCATCAGCAGCACCGCCCTGCATTTCGACATCGCCGACGAGGCGAAGGTCAAGGCGGCGGTCTCCGAGGTGAAGCCGGAGGCCGTGCTGCACCTGGCCGGCTTCAGCTCGGTGGCCAAGAGCCACCAGAACCCCGCGCGCGTCTTCGCGGTGAACACCATGGGCGTGGTGCACCTGCTCACCGCGCTGCGCGAGAGCGCCCCCAAGGCGCGCGTGCTGCTGGTGGGCTCCGGCGAGGTGTACGGCCCCGTCGCGGAGGGCACCCGCGCGGCGGAGTCCCACCCGCACGTGCCGCTCAGCCCCTACGCGGCGTCGAAGTCCGCGGGGGAGCTGGCGGGCGAGCAGTTCTTCCGCAGCTACGGCATGGAGGTCGTCCTCGCGCGGCCCTTCAACCACCTGGGCGCGGGGCAGGACCCCACCTTCGTGGTGCCGTCGTTCGCGGCGCAGATCCGCGCCATCGCGTTGGGCACGGTGGACCCGGTGCTGCGCACGGGCAACCTGGACGCCATCCGGGACTTCTCCCACGTGAAGGACGTGGTGGACGCGTACCGGCTGCTGCTCCTCAAGGGCGAGGCGGGCCAGGCCTACAACGTGGGCAGCGGCGAGGGCCGCACCATCCGCGGCCTGCTGGAGGAGATGCTCCAGCTGTCCGGCGTACAGGCGGGCATCGAGCTGGATCCCGCGCGGCTGCGCCCGTCCGACATCCCCAGCCTCGTGGCGGACACGACGAAGCTGCGCGCGCTGGGCTGGGCCCCCAAGCTCACCGTCGCGGACGCGCTGCGCGACGTGCTGGGCCCCAGGGTGGGCTCGCAGCACTGA
- the gmd gene encoding GDP-mannose 4,6-dehydratase yields MAKRALITGITGQDGSYLAELLLKKGYEVHGMVRRSSEEKFERIAHLQGKVTLHQGDLLDQFSLAALLNLTQPDEVYNLAAQSFVPTSWNQPVLTGEFTALGVTKMLEAIRHTRPQVRFYQASSSEMFGKVLEVPQSEDTPFYPRSPYGVAKAYGHHITVNYRESFKLFAVSGILFNHESPRRGLEFVTRKVTYNVARIKMGLQETLPMGNLDAKRDWGFAGDYVDAMWRMLQQDTPEDFVVATNETHTVRELVEIAFARVGLDWQKHVKIDPAFVRPAEVDLLIGKYDKAKEKLGWEPTVRFKQLVEMMVDADLERVKAGQR; encoded by the coding sequence ATGGCCAAGCGCGCACTCATTACGGGCATCACGGGGCAGGACGGCAGCTATCTGGCGGAGCTGCTCCTCAAGAAGGGCTATGAGGTGCACGGCATGGTGCGCCGCTCCTCCGAGGAGAAGTTCGAGCGCATCGCGCACCTGCAGGGAAAGGTGACGCTGCACCAGGGCGACCTGCTGGATCAGTTCTCGCTGGCGGCCCTCTTGAACCTCACCCAGCCGGACGAGGTCTACAACCTGGCGGCGCAGTCCTTCGTGCCCACCAGCTGGAACCAGCCGGTGCTCACCGGTGAGTTCACCGCGCTGGGCGTGACGAAGATGCTGGAGGCCATCCGGCACACCCGCCCGCAGGTGCGCTTCTACCAGGCGTCCTCCAGCGAGATGTTCGGCAAGGTGCTGGAGGTCCCGCAGTCGGAGGACACGCCCTTCTACCCGCGCAGCCCGTACGGCGTGGCCAAGGCGTACGGCCACCACATCACGGTGAACTACCGCGAGTCCTTCAAGCTCTTCGCGGTGAGCGGCATCCTCTTCAACCACGAGTCGCCCCGCCGCGGCCTGGAGTTCGTCACGCGCAAGGTCACGTACAACGTGGCGCGCATCAAGATGGGCCTCCAGGAGACGCTGCCCATGGGCAACCTGGACGCCAAGCGCGACTGGGGCTTCGCGGGCGACTACGTGGACGCCATGTGGCGCATGCTCCAGCAGGACACGCCGGAGGACTTCGTCGTCGCCACCAACGAGACGCACACCGTGCGGGAGCTGGTGGAGATCGCCTTCGCGCGCGTGGGCCTGGACTGGCAGAAGCACGTGAAGATCGACCCCGCGTTCGTGCGCCCCGCGGAGGTGGACCTGCTCATCGGCAAGTACGACAAGGCCAAGGAGAAGCTCGGCTGGGAGCCCACGGTGCGCTTCAAGCAGCTCGTGGAGATGATGGTCGACGCCGACCTGGAGCGCGTGAAGGCGGGACAGCGGTAA
- a CDS encoding myxosortase-dependent phytase-like phosphatase, giving the protein MRNLSLPALTAVLVSTAATAQNPPPFEVPYTVQTQPGARSGGGTVNDLALWVNPTDPGASRLITADQNNGLFTYALDGGELQASTEGTSASVDVLGGFPLAGGTSASLVLSANPTLTGLVPYVMDATADGGGLTRLSPTVAPLDVGVTYGTVRMTRLADGSIQAFGGLAAGGVRQFALTPTDGGVTATRLRDIPAGTVLGLVVDPAYRALYVAQQGQGLFRYDANADAGINGTQVVGLGDGGLTSVGRMALYEASGVDGYLIASDPNANTFVVFDRRTLGRVGAFQVVQDGGTDAVQQSRGLVAYSGALGKAFPEGLFAAHDGVSSSTLGDNVKLTSWGNVARAFTPPLVIAQQADAGTEDGGTVRDGGGGVIIQPGDGNASGGDGTDEGSSCGCTSASVPAMATLGLLALSLLGRRRRG; this is encoded by the coding sequence ATGCGCAACCTCTCCCTCCCAGCGTTGACGGCCGTGCTCGTGAGCACCGCGGCGACCGCGCAAAACCCTCCTCCCTTCGAGGTGCCCTACACCGTGCAGACGCAGCCCGGGGCGCGCTCCGGTGGCGGCACGGTGAACGACTTGGCGCTGTGGGTGAACCCCACCGACCCGGGCGCGAGCCGGCTCATCACGGCGGACCAGAACAACGGCCTCTTCACATATGCCCTGGACGGTGGAGAGCTGCAGGCCAGCACCGAGGGCACCTCCGCGAGCGTGGACGTGCTCGGCGGCTTCCCGCTGGCGGGCGGCACGTCCGCGTCGCTGGTGCTCAGCGCCAACCCCACGCTCACGGGGCTCGTGCCCTACGTGATGGATGCCACGGCGGATGGCGGCGGACTCACCCGCCTGTCGCCCACGGTGGCCCCGCTGGACGTGGGCGTGACGTACGGGACGGTGCGGATGACCCGCCTGGCGGACGGCTCCATCCAGGCCTTTGGAGGATTGGCGGCCGGCGGCGTGCGCCAGTTCGCGCTGACGCCCACGGATGGCGGCGTCACGGCGACCCGGCTGCGCGACATCCCGGCTGGCACCGTGCTGGGGCTGGTGGTGGACCCGGCGTATCGCGCGCTCTACGTGGCGCAGCAGGGGCAGGGGCTCTTCCGCTACGACGCGAACGCGGACGCCGGCATCAATGGCACGCAGGTGGTGGGGCTGGGGGATGGGGGCCTGACGTCCGTGGGGCGCATGGCGCTGTACGAGGCCTCCGGGGTGGACGGCTACCTCATCGCGTCGGATCCGAACGCGAACACCTTCGTCGTCTTCGACCGGCGCACGCTGGGCCGGGTGGGCGCGTTCCAGGTGGTGCAGGACGGCGGCACGGACGCGGTGCAGCAGTCGCGGGGGCTGGTGGCGTACTCGGGCGCGCTGGGCAAGGCCTTCCCGGAAGGGCTCTTCGCCGCGCATGACGGCGTCAGCAGCAGCACGTTGGGCGACAACGTGAAGCTCACCTCGTGGGGCAACGTGGCCCGGGCGTTCACGCCGCCGCTCGTCATCGCGCAGCAGGCGGACGCCGGCACCGAGGACGGCGGCACGGTCCGGGACGGCGGTGGCGGTGTCATCATCCAGCCAGGCGACGGCAACGCGAGCGGCGGTGACGGGACGGACGAGGGCAGCAGCTGCGGTTGCACCAGTGCTTCCGTACCGGCCATGGCGACGCTCGGCCTGTTGGCGCTGTCGCTCCTGGGGCGCCGGCGCCGCGGCTGA
- a CDS encoding bifunctional UDP-sugar hydrolase/5'-nucleotidase, whose protein sequence is MRFFRSTALALAVLASACKGGPTPAPASPQPSVPAPAEPVRLTLVGTNDFHGWVMPHRAALPDGQKVEEGGAALFASYVARLREDNPGGVLLVDGGDLFQGTLASNLVEGAIVIDVYNLLGYSAVAIGNHEFDYGPVGPEPVARRPDEDPLGALKARVAQAKFPFLSANVREKDGRHPAWLGNDGTTVVTVKGVKVGLLGLSTLQTPQTTNPANVASLKFESLADAAKEAAKSLREQGAEVVVAVAHAGGKCTDLANPHDTSGCERDDGEIYAVLDALPKGAVDAVVAGHTHQVMGHFFGDVPVIETTGLARSFGVVDLYVDATTHRVLPGRTRIQAAIPVCGAVDATLKTCDARRLKDAKDVRMVPATFLGQPVTPDARVEALVAPAEARVDAEQRRPVGVETQARMPQVYEGESALGNVIADAMRESARSDAAVMNAGGIRSDLPQGPLTFGKLYEILPFDNTLAVLDLSADELRRFLALAYGGRKGVFAVSGLEVTLGACPGPERFQGVTLPGGKPLKAKGTYRVAVPDFLLRGGDGVGPLTSTLPRERINLLQGQDLREVLVAYGRAHGNALKPPALGRVHLRKAEGPCVDAKP, encoded by the coding sequence ATGCGCTTCTTCCGTTCCACGGCCCTCGCGCTCGCGGTGCTCGCCTCCGCCTGCAAGGGCGGTCCGACGCCCGCTCCCGCCTCCCCGCAGCCCTCCGTGCCCGCCCCGGCCGAGCCCGTGCGGCTCACGCTGGTGGGCACCAACGACTTCCACGGCTGGGTGATGCCCCACCGCGCCGCGCTGCCGGACGGGCAGAAGGTGGAGGAGGGGGGCGCGGCGCTCTTCGCGTCCTACGTGGCGCGGCTTCGCGAGGACAACCCGGGCGGCGTGCTGCTGGTGGACGGCGGCGACCTGTTCCAGGGGACGCTGGCGTCCAACCTGGTCGAGGGCGCCATCGTCATCGACGTGTACAACCTGCTGGGCTACTCGGCGGTGGCCATCGGCAACCACGAGTTCGACTACGGGCCGGTGGGCCCCGAGCCCGTGGCCCGGCGTCCGGACGAGGACCCGCTGGGCGCGCTCAAGGCCCGCGTGGCGCAGGCGAAGTTCCCCTTCCTGTCCGCCAACGTGCGCGAGAAGGACGGCCGGCACCCGGCGTGGCTGGGCAACGACGGCACCACCGTCGTCACCGTGAAGGGCGTGAAGGTGGGCCTCCTGGGCCTGTCCACGCTGCAGACGCCGCAGACGACCAACCCCGCGAACGTCGCGAGCCTGAAGTTCGAGTCCCTGGCCGACGCCGCGAAGGAGGCCGCGAAGTCGCTGCGAGAGCAGGGCGCGGAGGTGGTGGTGGCCGTCGCGCACGCGGGCGGTAAGTGCACGGACCTGGCGAACCCGCACGACACGTCCGGTTGCGAGAGGGACGACGGCGAAATCTACGCGGTGCTGGACGCGCTGCCGAAGGGCGCGGTGGACGCGGTGGTGGCGGGCCACACGCACCAGGTGATGGGGCACTTCTTCGGCGACGTGCCGGTCATCGAGACGACGGGCCTGGCGCGCTCGTTCGGCGTGGTGGACCTCTACGTGGATGCAACGACCCACCGCGTGCTGCCCGGGCGCACGCGCATCCAGGCCGCCATCCCGGTGTGCGGCGCCGTGGATGCGACGCTGAAGACGTGTGACGCGCGGAGGCTCAAGGACGCGAAGGACGTGCGGATGGTGCCCGCCACGTTCCTGGGCCAGCCGGTGACGCCGGACGCCCGCGTGGAGGCGCTGGTGGCCCCCGCGGAGGCGCGCGTGGACGCGGAGCAGCGCCGCCCGGTGGGCGTGGAGACCCAGGCCCGCATGCCCCAGGTCTACGAGGGCGAGAGCGCGCTGGGCAACGTCATCGCGGACGCGATGCGGGAGTCGGCCCGCTCCGACGCGGCGGTGATGAACGCGGGCGGCATCCGCTCGGACCTGCCGCAGGGGCCGCTCACCTTCGGCAAGCTCTACGAAATCCTGCCCTTCGACAACACGCTCGCGGTGCTGGACCTGAGCGCGGACGAGCTGCGCCGCTTCCTCGCGCTGGCCTACGGTGGCCGCAAGGGCGTCTTCGCGGTGTCCGGGCTGGAGGTGACGCTGGGCGCGTGTCCCGGCCCGGAGCGTTTCCAGGGGGTGACGCTGCCGGGCGGCAAGCCGCTCAAGGCGAAGGGGACGTACCGGGTCGCGGTGCCCGACTTCCTCCTGCGCGGCGGCGACGGGGTGGGGCCGCTGACCTCCACGCTGCCACGGGAGCGTATCAACCTGTTGCAGGGACAGGACCTGCGCGAGGTGCTCGTCGCCTACGGCCGCGCGCACGGCAACGCGCTGAAGCCGCCGGCGCTCGGGCGCGTGCACCTGCGCAAGGCGGAAGGGCCCTGCGTGGACGCGAAGCCCTGA